The genomic window TCAAGGTCGGCCCGCTCCTGGGGGGCGAGCATCGATCGCTGGCGCGGCTCCAGCACGCGCACATCGTGCCGATCCTGTCCATGCAGGACCTGCCCGAGAAGGGCCTGCGGCTCCTCTGCCTCCCCTACCTGGGGGGGGCGACCCTGGAACGCCTGCTGGACGAGCTGGCCGGTGTCCCGCTGCGGGTGCGCCGCGGACGACACATCCTGGAGGCACTGGACTGGCACCCGTGCCCGGTCGCGATCCCGCCGCCCGCCGCGGGGCCCGCGCGCCAGTTCCTCGCCGTGGAGTCCTACGAGAGGTCGATCGCCTGGATCGGCCTGTGCCTGGCGGAGGCCCTCCACCACGCGCACGTCCGGGACCTCGTGCACTGGGACGTGAAGCCGGCGAACATCCTGCTGGCGTCCGACGGCATGCCCCTGCTGCTCGACTTCCACCTGGCCCAGCCCCCGCTGAGGCCCGGCGGGCCCGTGCCGCAGAGGACGGGCGGCACGCCGCCGTACCTGGCGCCCGAGCAATTCGCCGCGATGGTGGCCATCGCCGAGGGCCGGCCCGTCCCGGCCGTCGGCCCCGGGGCGGACATCTACGCGCTGGCGATGGTGCTCCACGTCGCGCTGGCCGACAAGCTGCCGTCGGGCGACGCCCGGATCGCCGCGCGGCTGCGGCGGGCCAACCCCCGGGTGAGTCCGGGGCTGGCCGCGATCCTCGCGCGGGCCCTGGCGAGGGATCCGCGGCGGCGCTATCCCAGCGCGGCCGCGTTCGCCGAGGACCTCGGGCGGCACCTCGACGACCGGCCCCTGGCGGGCGTGGCGAACCGCAGCCCGGTGGAACTCTGGACGAAATGGCACCAGAACCATCCCGTCGCCCTGGCGCGGGCCGGGGCGGCCGCGACGGCCCTGCTGGGGCTCGCGGCGGCGGGGCTCGTCGCCTGGTTCGCGGCCGACCGCCGCATCGGCGACGCGGTGGGCGAGCTGGAGCGGGGTCGGCTCCAGCTCGCGGCCGGGGACCATCGCGGGGCCGCCCAGAGCTTCGACCATGGCCTCGCCATACTCGCGTCCGGCACCCCGCTCGACCGGCTCCTGCCCCGGGCCCGCGAGGCGTGGGCCGGCCTGGTCGCCGCCAGGGCGCGCGGGCGGCGGGCCGAGGCGGCCGCCGAGCTCCACGGCCTCGCCGATCGGGTCCGCTTCCTCTACGCGGCCGGCCCGAGGCCCACGGACGCCGCGCGGAGGCTCGAGGGGCGCCTGGCCGCGATCTGGCGCGCCCGAGGGCGAATCCGGCGGCAGTTCGCGGAGGACGCCGACGAGGAATCGCGTGCCCGCCTCCGCGCCGACCTGCTGGATCTCGCCATCCTGTGGGCGGACCTGCGCGTCGAGCTCGCCGACGAGCCCCTGCGCCCCGAGGCCCATCGCGAGGCGATGCGGACGCTGGCCGAGGCCGAGGCCGAGGCCGGGCCCTCGCCCGTGCTGTCGGAGGAGCGCCGCTTCCACGCCGAGGCCATCGGCCTGCGCGAGCCGCCGTCGCGGGACTGCGGGACGCCACCGCGCACGGCCTGGGAGCACTACGCGCTCGCGCGTGCCCTGCTCCGTCGCGGCGACCTCGAGGGGGCCGCCGCGGCGCTCGACCTCGCCGTGGCCTTGCAACCGCAGAGCCTGTGGGCCCAGTTCTACCGGGGGCGGTGCGCGCTGCTCCGCAATCGGCCGGCCGAGGCCGTCGACGCCTTCGGCGCCTGCGTCGCCCTGGCCCCCGAGGCCGTCTGCTACTTCAACCGGTCCCTGGCCTATGCCGGCCTCGGCGTCGCCGATCGGTCCAGGGACGACCTCGCACGGGCCCGCGCGATCGACGCGGGCCTCACCGCCCTCCCCCCGCGAGTCCCAGCGGCGCGGCGGGCGGTCCCGGGCCGGCGGTAGGGGCCGCGGCCTCACCCCTCGCCCCGACGCAGCCGCCCCTCCACGCCGGCCTGCCAGAGCTCCGAGGTGTCGATGTCCATCGCGGTCAGCCATGTGCCGGCGCAGCAGGCGGTGTCGATGCACTTGATGTGCCCCAGGTCCAGGATCTCCCCCGCCCGCTGGGCGGTGTGGCCGACGATGACCGGCTTGTTCCAGGGGAGAGGCAGGGGGACCGTCTCGCTCAGCGACTTCCAGCGCGATATCGAGGACGGCTGCGCCTGGAGCGGCAGGTAGGGGTCATAGTTCGCGTGGAGGAAGACGTGCGTGTCCGTCTCGAAGTGGTCCACGCTCTCCTCGATGAACCGGACATGGTCCGTGGGGATCCGGCCGACGTCCGATCCGGCGCCGTAAGACCTGAGGGTCGCGTCGCCCCCCATCATGGTCCACCACCTGAGCGGGAGCCGCCCCGCGCGCACATCGAGCAGCATCTCCTCGTGATTGCCCATCAAGTGCACCAGGCGGCAGCGGCGGCCCAGGTCGATGAGCATCTCGATGACGCCGCGGCTGTCCGGGCCCCTGTCGATGTAATCCCCGAGCACCACGACCAGATCCTCGGGCGTCGGGGCGATCGCACCGATCAGGGCCTCCAGGGCCCGTGAGCAGCCGTGGATGTCGCCGATCGCGATGGTCCGAGGTCGCGAGTGCGTGATCCACCTCCCCGCCGGATCGGATCGGGGGCGAAAGTCGGCCCGTCTGCGCTTCATTCCAAAGTCTATGACATGAACTCCATGCTGGAATATCGGCGGTCGAGGCGACGCTCCGCGGCGGAACATCGCGAGAGTGGCCCGATGACCTCGATGACGGAGGGTGGACGGCCGGTGGGGGACTCTTCGATTGCTCCCGGGGACGGGAGGCAGGTGAAACGCCGCCCCCGGAGCCCGACGACGAGGGTATGGCAGGGGGACCGGGCCTCAGATCCGCCCACGGGCGGGCAGCCGGGGCTGGATGATTACCCCGGCGAGGAAGAAGATCACGTTGTGCGGGTCCTGAGGCTCTCATACCCCTCGGTGAGGGGTGGGCCGGATTCGATTCCCCCCTTACGAAGGGGGGATACAGGGGGGTGTATTCGACCGCCTCGGCCTGAGGAATCCACCCCCTCCCACTCCCCCTTCGTAAGCTTTGCTTTACCCACAAGTCGAAGGTGCGGGCTCCCGGGTAGGGTGGGTCAGCCGACGGAGTCGGCGCAACCCACCGCATTTCGGTGGGTTGCGCCGACTCCGTCGGCTGACCCACCCTACTCCGATGCGGCCCCGCAAGGGCCTGGCCGGAAAGAACTTGCGATTTGTGGGTAAAGCATAGCTTCGTAAGGGGGAGAGCCGGATTGGCTCCCCCCGCCGGGGGATGAACAGCACTTCCGGTAGCCGGAGCCTGACCTCCTTTCTCGCCGGGGTAATAGCGGGGGGGCAATCGAACGGGGGGCCGAACCGAGGCAATCCGGATTCGGGAGCTGGCTCTCCCCCGGGCGACTCCCCGATGCAAACGAATAGCTGGAGCATTCCCCCTCGTTCCCGGGGCTGGCTACAATGCGTCCCGCGCCAGGCCCGTCCGCCATGCCTGGGAGCCCTTTCGGAGAAGCGACGATGCGGTCAAACCCCCCGGCCGTGATACGCCGGCTCTCGGTCGTCGCGGCGCTGGTGATCGCGGCCGCATCGGCGGCCCCGCCGGCGGTGGACGAGGGGCGTGCGCCGGCCGCCCGGGGGGGGCGGGCGGCCTGGACGACGTCCTGCGTGGTCGGCTCGCCCGATCCGCCGCCGCCGTTCAAGGTGGTCCGGGCCTTCCCGAGCCTGAAGTTCGACCATCCCCTGCTCCTCGCCCGCGTCCCCGGGAGCGACCGCATGGTCGTCGGGGAGCAGGCGGGGCGGCTGTACTCCTTCGCGAACCGGCCGGACGCGAAGGCCGAGGTCTTCCTGGACCTGCCCGGCGAGATCCGGACGGTGGGCCGGCTCGCCGGCGCGAAGGAGGTGGAGGCGGTGTATGGGCTGGCCTTCCATCCGGACTTCGAGCGGAACCGCCAGTGCTTCGTCTGCTACACCTTGCGGGGGGCCGACCCGGCCCGTCCGAACCTGCCGGACGGCACGCGGGTCTCGCGGTTCCGGGTGGCCGTAACGGACCCGCCGCGGGTCGATCCCGCGAGCGAGGAGGTCGTGATCTCCTTCCTGCAAGGGGGGCACAACGGCGGCGACATCCACTTCGGCCCCGACGGCATGCTCTACGTCTCCACGGGCGACGCGGCCAACCCGAGCCCCCCCGACGTGTTCAACACGGGCCAGGACGTATCCGACCTGCTCTCCTCCATCCTGCGGATCGACGTGGATCGGAGGGATGAGGGGAAGGCCTACGCCGTACCCCGGGACAACCCGTTCGTCGCGACGAAGGGGGCCCGTCCGGAGGTCTGGGCGTACGGCTTCCGCAACCCCTGGCGGATGAGCTTCGACCGCGAGACCGGCGACCTGTTCGTCGGCGACGTCGGCTGGGAGCTGTGGGAGATGATCCATCGGGTGCGGAAGGGGGGCAACTACGGCTGGTCGGCCATGGAAGGGCCGCAGCCCGTCCGCTCGGACCAGGTCGGGCCGACGCCGGTCCTCCCGCCCCTGATCGAGCTGCCGCACGCGATCGCCTGCAGCGTCACCGGCGGGCGGGTCTACCGGGGCAGGAAGCTCCCGGAGCTGGCCGGGGCGTACGTGTTCGGCGACTGGGAGACGCGGCGATTGTGGGCCGCCCGCTTCGAAGGGGACCGCGTCAAGGAGATGCCGGAGCTCGCGCGCCCGTCGGTCCGGATCGTCGCCTTCGGCGAGGATCGCGAGGGGGAGCTGTACTTCCTGGACCACGACGACGGCACGCTGCACACACTGGAGCGGAACGACGCCGGCGCCCGGAACGCGGACTTCCCGACGAGGCTCTCGCAGACCGGGCTCTTCGACTCGGTCGGGGGCCAGAGGCCGGCGCCCGGGGTCATCCCCTTCGCGGTGAACAGCCGGCAGTGGCTGGACGGGGCGACCGAGGAGCACTGGGCCGCCTTCCCGGGGGGCTCGTCGGCCACCCTCCACGCCAACGGGAAGCCGGTCCCCGGCCTGGTCGGCTGGCATGAGTTCCGCATGCACTTCCCGAAGGGCGCGGTGCTGATGCGCACCCTCTCGCTGGCGGGCCGGCGGGTGGAGACGCAGCTGCTCCACTTCGACGGCGGCGACTGGCGGGCCTACACGTTCGCCTGGCGGGACGACCAGTCCGACGCCGACCTGGTCCCCGCCGGGGGGGCCGAGAGGGAGGTCCTTGATGGGGGCGGGGGCCGGCGGCGCGTCTGGCAGTTCCAGGGCCGCACGCAGTGCCTGACGTGTCATAGCAACCAGTCGGAATATGCGCTCGCCTTCCTCCCCGAGCAGTTGAACCGCGTCGGGCCCGACGGGCGGGACCAGCTCGTCGCGCTGACGGAGGCGGGATACGTCCGCCGAGCCGGCGACGACGGGGCGACCCTGCCGCCGTTCGACGCCGCGACCGCGGCGCGCGAGCCGCGGCTCGCGGACCCGGGCGACGAGGGCCGGCCGCTGGAGGCACGCGCCCGCTCCTACCTCCACGCCAACTGCGGCCATTGCCACTCGGACGGCGGCGGGGGATCGGTCCCCCTTCGCCTGAAATTCCCGACGCCGGTCGCCGAGATGCGGGCGGTCGACGCCCGCCCCACTCGCGGGGACTTCGGGCTGCCGGACGCGAGGATCATCAGGCCGGGCGACCCCTACGCGAGCACGCTCTACTTCCGCATGGCGAAGTTCGGCCGCGACCGCATGCCCCACGTCGGCTCCGAGCTGCCCGACGAGGCGGGCCTGGACCTCATCGCCCGCTGGATCGCCGGGATCGGAGGGGGCGGGCCGAGGGCGGAGGTCGACGCGGCGGGCCGGTCGCCGACCGACCCGAGGTCCGCGCAGGTCCTGGCGCGCAAGCTGGGCCGCGGCGAGCTCGATGCCGCCGGGCGGGGGGAGCTGCTGGCCTCGGCCGCGAAGCTCCCGCACGGCCCGATCCGGGACCTTTTCGAGGGCTACCTGCCGTCCGATGGCCGGAAGCGGCTCGGCCCGAATCCCCGGCCCCGGGCCATCCTGGACGTCGCGGGAGATCCCGGCCGCGGCGAGGCGCTCTTCTGGTCGCAGGCGGTCCGCTGCGGCACCTGCCACCGCGTCGGCACCCGCGGCACGGCGGTCGGCCCGGACCTCTCGGCCATCGGCAAGGCCCGCCCCCGAGAGGACCTGCTGCAGAGCCTCCTGGAGCCGTCTCGCCGGATCGAGCCCCAGTACGCCGCGTATGCCGTCGCCACCCACGACGGGCGTTCCCTCGCCGGCCTCCTGGTCAGGCGCGACGAGGCCGGCGTCGTCCTGCGCGACCCCCAGGGCAAGGACGTCGCCATCGCCGCCGCCGACATCGACGAGATGCGCCCCTCGCGGTCCTCGCTGATGCCCGACGGCCAGCTCGCCGACCTGACCGCCCAGGAGGCGGCCGACCTGCTCGCGTACCTCGCGTCCCTCAGGTGACGCCGGCGATTGATCGCGATCCGTACCCTTGAACCCAAGCTCGACGGCCGACTCGTGCGGCCGCGCCGGGACTCCTCACTTGGACCCGTCCAGGGCGGCGGCCGCCGCTTCCTGGAACGCCTTGCGCACCGGGGAGGCGTCGGAGTTCGGGTAGTCCGCCCGCTGGATCATCAGGATGTAGGCCCGCTTCTTGATCGGGTCGATCCACGCCTGGGTGCCGTACGCGCCGCCGTGGCCGAACGTGCCGGGGGACAGCATCGCGGTGATGCCCTGCGGCTCGCGGGTCACCGCCCAGCCCAGGCCCCACCCGTTGCCCGGCGTGAAGCCGGTCTTCAGGTCGCCCGTCTGCACCGAGGTCATCAGGGCGACGGACTCCGGCTTGACGTAGCGCCGGCCGTCCAGCTCGCCGCCGTTCAGGATCATGCGGCAGAAGCGGGCGTAGTCCGGGGCCGTCGAGAACAGTCCGCCGTTCGCCGCGGGGAAGCGGTCGCGGCTCGTCGGGGGCTTGCCGTAGAGGAT from Aquisphaera giovannonii includes these protein-coding regions:
- a CDS encoding protein kinase domain-containing protein, which codes for MDPRARYVFPRRWSSDRLASPEELRFRARPDSALREAVAGWAVGDAEPTGAVVDLDAETRAPTGDAAAPDAEDSGRRGAPDSEPPSTAHLRPMDELAGFRIVAKLGQGAEGAVYLATQTDLADRPVVLKVGPLLGGEHRSLARLQHAHIVPILSMQDLPEKGLRLLCLPYLGGATLERLLDELAGVPLRVRRGRHILEALDWHPCPVAIPPPAAGPARQFLAVESYERSIAWIGLCLAEALHHAHVRDLVHWDVKPANILLASDGMPLLLDFHLAQPPLRPGGPVPQRTGGTPPYLAPEQFAAMVAIAEGRPVPAVGPGADIYALAMVLHVALADKLPSGDARIAARLRRANPRVSPGLAAILARALARDPRRRYPSAAAFAEDLGRHLDDRPLAGVANRSPVELWTKWHQNHPVALARAGAAATALLGLAAAGLVAWFAADRRIGDAVGELERGRLQLAAGDHRGAAQSFDHGLAILASGTPLDRLLPRAREAWAGLVAARARGRRAEAAAELHGLADRVRFLYAAGPRPTDAARRLEGRLAAIWRARGRIRRQFAEDADEESRARLRADLLDLAILWADLRVELADEPLRPEAHREAMRTLAEAEAEAGPSPVLSEERRFHAEAIGLREPPSRDCGTPPRTAWEHYALARALLRRGDLEGAAAALDLAVALQPQSLWAQFYRGRCALLRNRPAEAVDAFGACVALAPEAVCYFNRSLAYAGLGVADRSRDDLARARAIDAGLTALPPRVPAARRAVPGRR
- a CDS encoding metallophosphoesterase family protein, producing MKRRRADFRPRSDPAGRWITHSRPRTIAIGDIHGCSRALEALIGAIAPTPEDLVVVLGDYIDRGPDSRGVIEMLIDLGRRCRLVHLMGNHEEMLLDVRAGRLPLRWWTMMGGDATLRSYGAGSDVGRIPTDHVRFIEESVDHFETDTHVFLHANYDPYLPLQAQPSSISRWKSLSETVPLPLPWNKPVIVGHTAQRAGEILDLGHIKCIDTACCAGTWLTAMDIDTSELWQAGVEGRLRRGEG
- a CDS encoding PQQ-dependent sugar dehydrogenase, translating into MRSNPPAVIRRLSVVAALVIAAASAAPPAVDEGRAPAARGGRAAWTTSCVVGSPDPPPPFKVVRAFPSLKFDHPLLLARVPGSDRMVVGEQAGRLYSFANRPDAKAEVFLDLPGEIRTVGRLAGAKEVEAVYGLAFHPDFERNRQCFVCYTLRGADPARPNLPDGTRVSRFRVAVTDPPRVDPASEEVVISFLQGGHNGGDIHFGPDGMLYVSTGDAANPSPPDVFNTGQDVSDLLSSILRIDVDRRDEGKAYAVPRDNPFVATKGARPEVWAYGFRNPWRMSFDRETGDLFVGDVGWELWEMIHRVRKGGNYGWSAMEGPQPVRSDQVGPTPVLPPLIELPHAIACSVTGGRVYRGRKLPELAGAYVFGDWETRRLWAARFEGDRVKEMPELARPSVRIVAFGEDREGELYFLDHDDGTLHTLERNDAGARNADFPTRLSQTGLFDSVGGQRPAPGVIPFAVNSRQWLDGATEEHWAAFPGGSSATLHANGKPVPGLVGWHEFRMHFPKGAVLMRTLSLAGRRVETQLLHFDGGDWRAYTFAWRDDQSDADLVPAGGAEREVLDGGGGRRRVWQFQGRTQCLTCHSNQSEYALAFLPEQLNRVGPDGRDQLVALTEAGYVRRAGDDGATLPPFDAATAAREPRLADPGDEGRPLEARARSYLHANCGHCHSDGGGGSVPLRLKFPTPVAEMRAVDARPTRGDFGLPDARIIRPGDPYASTLYFRMAKFGRDRMPHVGSELPDEAGLDLIARWIAGIGGGGPRAEVDAAGRSPTDPRSAQVLARKLGRGELDAAGRGELLASAAKLPHGPIRDLFEGYLPSDGRKRLGPNPRPRAILDVAGDPGRGEALFWSQAVRCGTCHRVGTRGTAVGPDLSAIGKARPREDLLQSLLEPSRRIEPQYAAYAVATHDGRSLAGLLVRRDEAGVVLRDPQGKDVAIAAADIDEMRPSRSSLMPDGQLADLTAQEAADLLAYLASLR